A single genomic interval of Terriglobia bacterium harbors:
- a CDS encoding YwbE family protein, with amino-acid sequence MDGQTRSNIQPGIRVRVVEKQNQRTGQLTEGVVQRILTNSPNHPHGIKVMLENGIVGRVKEIIR; translated from the coding sequence ATGGACGGCCAGACACGATCGAATATCCAGCCCGGCATACGAGTCCGGGTGGTGGAAAAGCAGAACCAGCGCACGGGCCAGCTGACCGAGGGCGTCGTTCAACGCATCCTGACGAATTCTCCGAATCACCCGCATGGAATCAAGGTCATGCTTGAAAACGGCATCGTCGGACGCGTCAAAGAAATTATCAGGTAG
- a CDS encoding DUF1330 domain-containing protein → MPGYVIVDLEVLDPEKYEIYKTMVPATVVKYGGRFLVRGGKVETLEGDWSPKRLVILEFPSVELAKAWSDSVEYAPAKALRHQSARSSMILAEGSGPT, encoded by the coding sequence ATGCCTGGCTATGTCATCGTCGATCTGGAAGTCCTCGATCCCGAGAAATACGAAATCTACAAGACCATGGTCCCCGCCACAGTTGTCAAATATGGCGGCAGGTTTCTGGTGCGCGGCGGAAAGGTGGAAACACTCGAAGGGGACTGGTCGCCGAAGCGGCTCGTGATTCTCGAGTTTCCCTCCGTCGAACTGGCAAAGGCCTGGTCCGATTCTGTCGAGTACGCTCCGGCGAAAGCGCTGAGGCATCAAAGCGCCCGGTCCAGCATGATTCTCGCCGAAGGCTCCGGCCCTACCTGA
- a CDS encoding TIGR03435 family protein: protein MRFRSLLVAAAVLLIWSISAFAQVPQFEVASIRPSGPIGQINTGINAGVHIDGAQVRFTLFNLISYIGYAYDVPPYQVHGLDWMGSAWFDISAKMPDGADTKQVRAMLGSLLEERFGLKAHRESREFPVYALEVARTGLKMNELAPDPALDLARQGGENISMKIQGNGGTYDLGNGAYFAVGEQGFEGKKLTMRTLCKVIRPFLDRDVVDMTNLKGTYDFQLPVTSEDRIAMMIRSAVNAGMGATLPPQMLRLLDSASGDSFAEALQKLGLVLVPRKAPLEVVVVDSLQKTPTEN from the coding sequence ATGCGCTTTCGATCGTTATTGGTTGCAGCAGCCGTTCTATTGATCTGGAGTATTTCCGCTTTCGCTCAGGTGCCTCAATTCGAAGTGGCGTCTATCCGGCCGTCAGGACCGATCGGCCAGATCAATACCGGTATCAACGCGGGCGTTCATATCGATGGAGCGCAAGTTCGGTTTACGTTGTTCAATCTCATTTCGTATATCGGCTATGCGTACGACGTTCCTCCATATCAAGTCCATGGGCTGGATTGGATGGGATCGGCCTGGTTCGACATTTCCGCTAAAATGCCGGACGGCGCCGACACAAAGCAGGTCCGCGCAATGCTGGGCTCGCTGCTGGAGGAGCGCTTCGGGTTGAAGGCACATCGTGAAAGCCGGGAGTTTCCCGTATATGCGCTCGAAGTCGCCAGGACTGGACTCAAAATGAATGAACTGGCGCCCGATCCTGCTCTCGACCTCGCCAGGCAAGGCGGTGAAAATATATCGATGAAGATCCAGGGGAATGGCGGCACTTATGACCTTGGCAATGGCGCATATTTTGCGGTCGGCGAACAAGGATTCGAAGGGAAGAAGCTCACGATGCGGACGTTGTGTAAGGTCATCCGGCCGTTCCTCGATCGCGACGTCGTCGATATGACGAACCTGAAGGGCACGTATGATTTCCAGCTACCCGTCACATCGGAGGACCGTATTGCAATGATGATACGTTCGGCCGTCAATGCAGGAATGGGCGCGACACTCCCTCCGCAAATGCTGCGGTTGCTGGACAGCGCATCGGGAGATTCTTTTGCGGAAGCGCTGCAAAAGCTTGGGCTCGTGCTTGTGCCGCGGAAGGCGCCGTTGGAGGTCGTCGTCGTCGATTCGCTGCAAAAGACACCGACAGAGAATTGA
- a CDS encoding histidine kinase, whose protein sequence is MKRIIFLKPFFWPRISTLRELPLALLQIAIYGALSGPIVGYFFIWLMRPPGIWHVTLPPGAFVGWLVYASRSAILYVGIYYLTLGVSIDYSRRRYQPRGLKLGLLYGAGWVVALFLTAWITPGTEQFRQKFLAMFDGDSLRVVVVMTILFALIRLFRSRLEKARAEKAAAEALSQVKALQAQINPHFFFNTLNTIYALIPVDPPAAQRTVALLADMSRHAFATAQADLIPLAQELDFVKAYLEIEKVRFGQRLQCEMPGTETAAGIHVPALIVQPLIENAIRHGISRRMDGGKVAVEIDRKGDSFSVTVRNQCDASPERSALSFFREGHALENIRERLRIHYRDKALLTISFPSVDAVAVTITGPLQ, encoded by the coding sequence ATGAAGCGCATTATCTTCCTGAAACCGTTCTTTTGGCCGCGCATCAGCACACTCAGAGAACTTCCGCTCGCGCTGCTGCAGATTGCGATCTACGGAGCTCTTTCGGGGCCTATCGTCGGTTACTTTTTCATCTGGCTGATGAGGCCGCCAGGAATCTGGCATGTCACGCTCCCCCCGGGCGCGTTTGTCGGGTGGCTCGTGTACGCAAGCCGGTCCGCCATCCTGTACGTCGGCATTTACTATCTGACGTTGGGCGTCTCGATCGACTACAGCCGGCGCCGGTACCAACCCCGTGGGCTCAAGCTCGGTTTGCTCTACGGCGCCGGCTGGGTTGTGGCCTTGTTCCTGACGGCATGGATCACGCCGGGCACCGAACAATTCCGCCAGAAATTCCTGGCGATGTTTGATGGAGATTCTTTACGCGTCGTCGTTGTAATGACGATTCTTTTCGCGCTCATCCGCTTGTTCCGGAGCAGGCTCGAGAAAGCCAGGGCCGAGAAGGCCGCAGCCGAAGCACTCTCTCAGGTCAAAGCACTTCAGGCGCAGATCAATCCCCACTTCTTTTTCAATACGCTGAATACGATCTATGCGCTGATCCCTGTAGATCCGCCGGCGGCGCAGCGGACCGTCGCTCTCCTTGCGGACATGAGCCGGCATGCGTTCGCAACCGCCCAGGCGGATCTGATTCCGCTTGCGCAGGAACTGGATTTTGTGAAGGCTTATCTGGAGATTGAAAAAGTACGGTTCGGGCAACGACTGCAGTGTGAGATGCCCGGCACGGAGACGGCCGCAGGCATTCATGTGCCGGCCCTTATTGTTCAGCCGTTGATCGAAAATGCCATCCGGCATGGAATCTCGCGGCGTATGGACGGCGGTAAAGTTGCCGTGGAGATCGACCGAAAGGGCGATTCTTTCTCGGTAACCGTCAGGAACCAGTGTGACGCTTCGCCGGAACGTTCCGCGTTGTCATTCTTTCGTGAAGGCCACGCGCTCGAAAACATCCGCGAGCGTCTGCGCATCCATTATCGCGATAAGGCGCTGCTCACCATTTCGTTTCCCAGCGTCGATGCGGTTGCCGTCACGATTACAGGCCCTCTCCAATGA
- a CDS encoding LytTR family DNA-binding domain-containing protein: protein MIRSLVVDDEKVAREHMVRLLADYSDVTTVGTASNGVEALQAISDSTPDVLFLDIEMPEMNGFDVLAQLRTAPLVVFATAYDEYAVQAFEANAIDYLLKPVQPSRLARTIEKVRVTLDKPPKDYESLLRRALSQIRPGPPAKLAARRGRRIVLLSPREILYARIEDDIVFFYSQSDRFATDRTITELDELLAPAGFCRISRSTIVNLAYARELLPWLNGTWKLKLANNTELDVSRERARDLKSRIG, encoded by the coding sequence ATGATTCGATCTCTGGTTGTAGACGATGAAAAAGTTGCCCGCGAACATATGGTCCGCCTGCTGGCGGACTATTCCGATGTGACCACCGTCGGCACGGCTTCCAACGGTGTGGAAGCTTTGCAGGCGATCTCGGACTCCACTCCGGATGTCCTATTTCTCGACATCGAAATGCCGGAAATGAACGGGTTCGACGTGCTTGCCCAGCTGCGGACCGCTCCGCTTGTCGTTTTCGCGACAGCCTACGACGAGTATGCCGTTCAGGCATTCGAAGCCAACGCGATCGACTATCTCCTGAAACCAGTGCAGCCATCCCGCCTGGCCAGGACGATCGAAAAGGTACGAGTCACGCTCGACAAACCACCAAAAGACTATGAATCCCTGCTCCGGCGCGCCCTGTCGCAAATCCGGCCCGGACCGCCTGCCAAGCTTGCGGCCCGGCGAGGCAGACGGATCGTGTTGCTGTCCCCGAGGGAGATTCTTTACGCGCGGATCGAAGACGATATTGTGTTCTTTTATTCGCAAAGCGACCGGTTCGCAACCGACCGTACCATCACAGAGCTCGACGAACTCCTGGCGCCGGCAGGATTCTGCCGGATCAGCCGTTCTACCATCGTGAACCTCGCTTATGCGCGGGAGCTCTTGCCTTGGCTCAACGGCACGTGGAAGTTGAAACTGGCCAACAATACCGAACTGGACGTCAGCCGTGAGCGGGCTCGCGACCTCAAGTCGCGAATCGGATAA